Within the Enterococcus hirae ATCC 9790 genome, the region AGGGATACAGGCGACTCTGCCTTGTTCTGCTAACTGTAAGCAAAACTCCCAAGAATTCAAGGTAACTTCTTTTGGCAGTTTACAAAACAGGTAAAAGGCGCCATCAGGTGGTATGACTTCAAACCCTAACTCACTTAATTGACCTAAAAGATAATCTCTTCTCTTCGCATACTGTTCTTTCATTTTTTCCCCATCATACATTCCGGTAGTAAGTGCCTCAACCGCAGCTTTTTGAGCCATCGTAGTGGCTGAAGTGACTAAATATTGATGGACTTTGATGATTTCATCAATCACATATTTTTGAGCAAAAATAAAGCCGATCCGCCAGCCGGTCATCGCATGAGATTTGGATAAACCGCTAATCACAATTGTTTGCTCCGGAAGATAAGACGCTGGCGAGACATGGTCTCCGACATAATTCAACTCTGCATAGACTTCATCACTGATCACGAAGACCGATCGTTGTTTGATGACTTCAGCTAATTTTGCCATTTGTTCTGAAGTTAACAGTGTTCCTGTTGGATTGCTTGGATAGTTCAAGATAATTGCTTTGATCGAGTCGCCATAAATAGCAAAGGCTGCTTCTAACTGTTCTGGTTGGCAAATAAAGCCTGTTTCTGACGTATCGATCGTGATCAATTCCGCTCCAGCAAGATCCACTATCGGCTGATAGCCAGGATAAGCAGGCGCAGGAATCAATACTTTGTCGCCTTCTTCTAAAATCGCTAGTAAAGAAGCAGCGATTGCTTCTGTGGCACCAACTGTCGTTAGTACTTCAGTTTGAGGATCGTATACCAACCCATAACGTTCTTTTTGAAATAAACAAGCAGCTTCACAAACTTCGGGTAGTCCCCTCATCCCCGTATAATGGGAATAATTTTCTTCAATAGCAGTGATCCCCGCCTGTTTGACATGTTCGGGTGTTGGAAAATCAGGCTCTCCTAAGGTTAACTTGATGACATCGGGGATAGCAGAAATTTGTTGGTCAAAACTTCTGATTTGTGACACTGCTATTTTTGCAAGCCTGTGATTAAAACGATTGGTTAAATTCATGTGGTTTTCTCCTTTTTATCACTTCTTTGTCACTGATCCTTTTTTAGCAAAAGTCCTTTTGTATGAAGGATCGTTTGATACCAAGCGACACCCTTTTCTAACACAGCCATATCAAAATCAAATCGTGCATCATGAAGTGCTGGTGTATCACCGACACCGAGAA harbors:
- a CDS encoding pyridoxal phosphate-dependent aminotransferase, producing the protein MNLTNRFNHRLAKIAVSQIRSFDQQISAIPDVIKLTLGEPDFPTPEHVKQAGITAIEENYSHYTGMRGLPEVCEAACLFQKERYGLVYDPQTEVLTTVGATEAIAASLLAILEEGDKVLIPAPAYPGYQPIVDLAGAELITIDTSETGFICQPEQLEAAFAIYGDSIKAIILNYPSNPTGTLLTSEQMAKLAEVIKQRSVFVISDEVYAELNYVGDHVSPASYLPEQTIVISGLSKSHAMTGWRIGFIFAQKYVIDEIIKVHQYLVTSATTMAQKAAVEALTTGMYDGEKMKEQYAKRRDYLLGQLSELGFEVIPPDGAFYLFCKLPKEVTLNSWEFCLQLAEQGRVACIPGSAFGPEGEGYIRISYASSLAELTEACQRIRLFLADM